A single genomic interval of Oryza sativa Japonica Group chromosome 7, ASM3414082v1 harbors:
- the LOC4344227 gene encoding lipase isoform X2: protein MRFMERWRCVSVLALVLLLSNASHGRDISVQHSQQTLNYSHTLAMTLVEYASAVYMTDLTALYTWTCSRCNDLTQGFEMKSLIVDVENCLQAFVGVDYNLNSIIVAIRGTQENSMQNWIKDLIWKQLDLSYPNMPNAKVHSGFFSSYNNTILRLAITSAVHKARQSYGDINVIVTGHSMGGAMASFCALDLAINLGSNSVQLMTFGQPRVGNAAFASYFAKYVPNTIRVTHGHDIVPHLPPYFSFLPHLTYHHFPREVWVNDSEGDITEQICDDSGEDPNCCRCISTWSLSVQDHFTYLGVDMEADDWSTCRIITAENVRQLQKDLASNIIVSKHSVDVTIVEPSSQTY from the exons ATGAG GTTCATGGAGAGGTGGAGATGCGTCAGTGTGTTGGCTCTGGTGCTCTTGCTGTCAAATGCTTCCCATGGGAGAG ATATCTCTGTCCAGCACTCTCAGCAAACTTTGAACTATAGCCATACTCTTGCCATGACTCTTGTGGAATATGCTTCTGCT GTGTACATGACAGATTTAACAGCTCTTTATACATGGACGTGCTCAAGGTGTAATGACTTGACTCAA GGCTTTGAGATGAAATCTCTAATCGTGGATGTGGAGAACTGCCTACAG GCATTCGTTGGTGTGGATTATAATTTAAATTCAATAATTGTTGCAATAAGAGGAACTCAAGAAAACAG TATGCAGAATTGGATCAAGGACTTGATATGGAAACAACTTGATCTGAGCTATCCTAACATGCCTAACGCAAAG GTGCACAGTGGATTTTTCTCCTCCTATAATAACACGATTTTACGTCTAGCTATCACAAGTGCTGTCCACAAGGCAAGACAGTCATATGGAGATATCAATGTCATAGTTACAGGGCACTCAATGGGAGGAGCCATGGCATCCTTCTGTGCGCTTGATCTCGCT ATCAATCTTGGAAGCAATAGTGTTCAACTCATGACTTTCGGACAGCCTCGTGTTGGCAATGCTGCTTTTGCCTCTTATTTTGCCAAATATGTGCCCAACACGATTCGAGTCACACATGGACATGATATTGTGCCACATTTGCCCCcttatttctcctttcttccCCATCTAACTTACCACCACTTCCCAAGAGAG GTATGGGTCAATGATTCTGAGGGCGACATAACCGAACAGATATGTGATGATAGTGGTGAAGATCCAAATTGCTGCAG GTGCATCTCCACATGGAGTTTGAGCGTTCAAGACCATTTCACATACCTGGGAGTTGATATGGAAGCTGACGACTGGAGCACTTGTAGAATCATCACAGCTGAAAATGTTAGGCAACTCCAAAAGGATCTCGCCAGCAACATCATCGTCTCCAAGCACTCTGTCGATGTCACTATTGTAGAACCTAGTTCACAAACATATTGA
- the LOC4344227 gene encoding lipase isoform X1 has product MMGGWFGCVCRFMERWRCVSVLALVLLLSNASHGRDISVQHSQQTLNYSHTLAMTLVEYASAVYMTDLTALYTWTCSRCNDLTQGFEMKSLIVDVENCLQAFVGVDYNLNSIIVAIRGTQENSMQNWIKDLIWKQLDLSYPNMPNAKVHSGFFSSYNNTILRLAITSAVHKARQSYGDINVIVTGHSMGGAMASFCALDLAINLGSNSVQLMTFGQPRVGNAAFASYFAKYVPNTIRVTHGHDIVPHLPPYFSFLPHLTYHHFPREVWVNDSEGDITEQICDDSGEDPNCCRCISTWSLSVQDHFTYLGVDMEADDWSTCRIITAENVRQLQKDLASNIIVSKHSVDVTIVEPSSQTY; this is encoded by the exons ATGATGGGAGGTTGGTTTGGATGTGTCTGTAGGTTCATGGAGAGGTGGAGATGCGTCAGTGTGTTGGCTCTGGTGCTCTTGCTGTCAAATGCTTCCCATGGGAGAG ATATCTCTGTCCAGCACTCTCAGCAAACTTTGAACTATAGCCATACTCTTGCCATGACTCTTGTGGAATATGCTTCTGCT GTGTACATGACAGATTTAACAGCTCTTTATACATGGACGTGCTCAAGGTGTAATGACTTGACTCAA GGCTTTGAGATGAAATCTCTAATCGTGGATGTGGAGAACTGCCTACAG GCATTCGTTGGTGTGGATTATAATTTAAATTCAATAATTGTTGCAATAAGAGGAACTCAAGAAAACAG TATGCAGAATTGGATCAAGGACTTGATATGGAAACAACTTGATCTGAGCTATCCTAACATGCCTAACGCAAAG GTGCACAGTGGATTTTTCTCCTCCTATAATAACACGATTTTACGTCTAGCTATCACAAGTGCTGTCCACAAGGCAAGACAGTCATATGGAGATATCAATGTCATAGTTACAGGGCACTCAATGGGAGGAGCCATGGCATCCTTCTGTGCGCTTGATCTCGCT ATCAATCTTGGAAGCAATAGTGTTCAACTCATGACTTTCGGACAGCCTCGTGTTGGCAATGCTGCTTTTGCCTCTTATTTTGCCAAATATGTGCCCAACACGATTCGAGTCACACATGGACATGATATTGTGCCACATTTGCCCCcttatttctcctttcttccCCATCTAACTTACCACCACTTCCCAAGAGAG GTATGGGTCAATGATTCTGAGGGCGACATAACCGAACAGATATGTGATGATAGTGGTGAAGATCCAAATTGCTGCAG GTGCATCTCCACATGGAGTTTGAGCGTTCAAGACCATTTCACATACCTGGGAGTTGATATGGAAGCTGACGACTGGAGCACTTGTAGAATCATCACAGCTGAAAATGTTAGGCAACTCCAAAAGGATCTCGCCAGCAACATCATCGTCTCCAAGCACTCTGTCGATGTCACTATTGTAGAACCTAGTTCACAAACATATTGA
- the LOC4344227 gene encoding lipase isoform X3 → MERWRCVSVLALVLLLSNASHGRDISVQHSQQTLNYSHTLAMTLVEYASAVYMTDLTALYTWTCSRCNDLTQGFEMKSLIVDVENCLQAFVGVDYNLNSIIVAIRGTQENSMQNWIKDLIWKQLDLSYPNMPNAKVHSGFFSSYNNTILRLAITSAVHKARQSYGDINVIVTGHSMGGAMASFCALDLAINLGSNSVQLMTFGQPRVGNAAFASYFAKYVPNTIRVTHGHDIVPHLPPYFSFLPHLTYHHFPREVWVNDSEGDITEQICDDSGEDPNCCRCISTWSLSVQDHFTYLGVDMEADDWSTCRIITAENVRQLQKDLASNIIVSKHSVDVTIVEPSSQTY, encoded by the exons ATGGAGAGGTGGAGATGCGTCAGTGTGTTGGCTCTGGTGCTCTTGCTGTCAAATGCTTCCCATGGGAGAG ATATCTCTGTCCAGCACTCTCAGCAAACTTTGAACTATAGCCATACTCTTGCCATGACTCTTGTGGAATATGCTTCTGCT GTGTACATGACAGATTTAACAGCTCTTTATACATGGACGTGCTCAAGGTGTAATGACTTGACTCAA GGCTTTGAGATGAAATCTCTAATCGTGGATGTGGAGAACTGCCTACAG GCATTCGTTGGTGTGGATTATAATTTAAATTCAATAATTGTTGCAATAAGAGGAACTCAAGAAAACAG TATGCAGAATTGGATCAAGGACTTGATATGGAAACAACTTGATCTGAGCTATCCTAACATGCCTAACGCAAAG GTGCACAGTGGATTTTTCTCCTCCTATAATAACACGATTTTACGTCTAGCTATCACAAGTGCTGTCCACAAGGCAAGACAGTCATATGGAGATATCAATGTCATAGTTACAGGGCACTCAATGGGAGGAGCCATGGCATCCTTCTGTGCGCTTGATCTCGCT ATCAATCTTGGAAGCAATAGTGTTCAACTCATGACTTTCGGACAGCCTCGTGTTGGCAATGCTGCTTTTGCCTCTTATTTTGCCAAATATGTGCCCAACACGATTCGAGTCACACATGGACATGATATTGTGCCACATTTGCCCCcttatttctcctttcttccCCATCTAACTTACCACCACTTCCCAAGAGAG GTATGGGTCAATGATTCTGAGGGCGACATAACCGAACAGATATGTGATGATAGTGGTGAAGATCCAAATTGCTGCAG GTGCATCTCCACATGGAGTTTGAGCGTTCAAGACCATTTCACATACCTGGGAGTTGATATGGAAGCTGACGACTGGAGCACTTGTAGAATCATCACAGCTGAAAATGTTAGGCAACTCCAAAAGGATCTCGCCAGCAACATCATCGTCTCCAAGCACTCTGTCGATGTCACTATTGTAGAACCTAGTTCACAAACATATTGA
- the LOC4344228 gene encoding BTB/POZ domain-containing protein At3g05675: MSGVRRAAGRPKIGDLATSDVVVRLRTPEGRDEWLYCHSGVLAAGSRYFADRLSDDWPTCQILGSRYCVEVHCQELDLSPHVTALRLLYAAEPCSRFGVRGALGVLQAAAHLACPRVAAACVDYLESAPWDEADEEEILRTIPCLGPQYECVLARLRPIDPAPVAGILLSAFRHATSTRSPPQELKSAAQEQLEYMLTEDDDAPLLAFDDDIVRSQVKDCVAALLSRFSGFTSSILMEQGEAPLGHGDAEVQQELHSLVSDISWVCQILSKLEMMKCVVVYWIGVSSDVVEAVDKACGGISCLKTRLKVIEVSAKVLEAIAFGNIVLPTEKRCDAVNVWIGFARRTKPLVGHPEHDDDDGDAEAPKINLDSEVWQSLESAIVSIVLTLPSNSQADILSDWLQSKHAKYPDLTEAFEVWCYRSKAAKRRLSFLSHANRVS, from the coding sequence ATGAGTGGCGTGAGGAGGGCAGCGGGGCGGCCCAAGATCGGCGACCTCGCGACCAGCGACGTGGTGGTGCGGCTGCGGACGCCGGAGGGCCGCGACGAGTGGCTCTACTGCCACTCCGGCGTGCTCGCCGCCGGGAGCAGGTACTTCGCCGACCGCCTCTCCGACGACTGGCCCACGTGCCAGATCCTCGGCTCCCGCTACTGCGTCGAGGTCCACTGCCAGGAGCTGGACCTCAGCCCCCACGTCaccgcgctccgcctcctctACGCCGCCGAGCCGTGCTCCCGCTTCGGCGTCCGCGGCGCGCTCGGCGTCCTCCaggccgccgcccacctcgcctgcccgcgcgtcgccgccgcctgcgtcgACTACCTGGAGTCCGCGCCGTGGGAcgaggccgacgaggaggagatcCTCAGGACCATCCCTTGCCTCGGCCCCCAGTACGAGTGCGTCCTCGCGCGGCTCCGCCCGATCGATCCCGCGCCGGTGGCCGGCATCCTCCTCTCGGCGTTCCGGCACGCGACGtcgacgcgctcgccgccgcaggAGCTCAAGTCCGCGGCTCAGGAGCAGCTGGAGTACATGCTCAccgaagacgacgacgcgccatTGTTAGCCTTCGATGATGACATTGTCAGGTCTCAAGTGAAGGATTGTGTTGCAGCTTTGCTGAGCAGGTTCAGTGGGTTCACGAGTTCAATCCTGATGGAACAGGGAGAGGCGCCTTTAGGCCACGGCGACGCCGAGGTTCAGCAGGAGCTGCATTCTCTTGTTTCAGATATCTCCTGGGTCTGTCAGATCTTGAGCAAGCTGGAGATGATGAAATGTGTTGTTGTTTACTGGATTGGGGTTTCATCCGATGTCGTTGAAGCTGTCGACAAAGCTTGTGGGGGAATCAGCTGCCTGAAGACTAGATTGAAGGTGATTGAGGTGTCTGCAAAGGTCCTGGAGGCGATTGCATTTGGCAACATTGTTCTCCCAACCGAGAAACGTTGTGATGCTGTCAATGTTTGGATTGGCTTTGCAAGGAGAACAAAGCCTTTGGTCGGACATCCCGAacacgatgacgatgacggtgaTGCTGAAGCACCTAAGATCAACCTAGACAGTGAGGTCTGGCAGAGCCTGGAATCAGCTATTGTTTCAATTGTGCTAACGCTACCGTCGAACAGTCAAGCTGACATTTTGTCAGATTGGCTTCAGTCGAAGCATGCTAAGTATCCAGACTTGACGGAGGCGTTTGAAGTGTGGTGTTATAGATCAAAGGCTGCTAAGAGAAGACTCTCCTTCTTGAGCCATGCCAATAGGGTATCTTGA
- the LOC4344229 gene encoding probable serine/threonine-protein kinase PBL7 isoform X1 → MSCFPCSGSSGKGGVDAKSVAALSPGPRPAASAAPDRSNSSRGSGIKKDDSVRRGGSSANDGPAKIFTFRELAVATKNFRKDCLLGEGGFGRVYKGQMENGQQVIAVKQLDRNGLQGNREFLVEVLMLSLLHHPNLVRLIGYCADGDQRLLVYEYMLLGSLENHLHDRPPGKKPLDWNARMKIAVGAAKGLEYLHDKANPPVIYRDFKSSNILLGEDYYPKLSDFGLAKLGPVGDKTHVSTRVMGTYGYCAPEYAMTGQLTVKSDVYSFGVVFLELITGRKAIDHTQPAGEQNLVAWARPLFRDRRKFCQMADPSLQGCYPKRGLYQALAVASMCLQENATSRPLIADIVTALSYLASNHYDPNAPSAKSSRTCPSTPKAKAHRRTTSVPDAQHAADSLNWNFPDLGRKETTRGEFEQDHSEGYGSGSSSGRNDGLDVPELLALHNGQNNSEADIYHKSSVKLDAHEKQRSGSGKGSRQF, encoded by the exons ATGAGCTGCTTCCCGTGCTCGGGGTCGTCGGGGAAGGGCGGGGTTGACGCCAAGAGCGTGGCGGCGCTCTCGCCGGGTCCGCGgcccgcggcgagcgcggcacCAG ATCGATCAAACTCATCACGTGGTTCAGGCATTAAGAAGGACGATTCTGTCCGAAGAGGAGGAAGCTCTGCGAATGATGGTCCAGCCAAAATTTTCACTTTCCGAGAATTGGCTGTTGCCACCAAGAATTTCAGAAAAGACTGCCTGCTGGGTGAAGGTGGCTTTGGTCGTGTCTATAAAGGACAGATGGAGAATGGACAG CAGGTTATTGCCGTGAAGCAACTTGACAGAAATGGCCTACAAGGAAACCGAGAATTTCTCGTGGAGGTTCTCATGCTAAGTCTCTTGCACCATCCTAATCTGGTCAGATTAATTGGCTACTGCGCAGATGGTGACCAGCGGCTCCTAGTTTATGAGTATATGCTATTGGGGTCACTAGAAAACCATCTTCATG ATCGCCCACCAGGCAAGAAACCTCTTGACTGGAATGCAAGGATGAAGATTGCTGTTGGTGCAGCGAAGGGTTTGGAGTACCTGCATGATAAGGCAAATCCACCAGTCATATATAGAGATTTCaaatcatcaaatattcttctGGGCGAAGACTATTACCCAAAGCTATCTGATTTTGGGCTTGCAAAACTTGGTCCAGTTGGTGACAAAACTCACGTATCAACAAGAGTTATGGGAACATATGGCTATTGTGCTCCAGAATATGCCATGACAGGACAGTTGACAGTAAAATCTGATGTTTACAGCTTTGGCGTTGTCTTCCTTGAACTCATTACAGGACGTAAAGCCATTGATCACACCCAACCTGCAGGGGAGCAAAATCTTGTTGCATGG GCTCGTCCACTGTTTAGAGACCGAAGGAAGTTCTGCCAAATGGCCGATCCATCGCTGCAAGGTTGTTATCCCAAAAGGGGTTTGTACCAGGCTTTAGCTGTTGCATCTATGTGCTTGCAGGAGAATGCAACATCTCGACCCCTCATTGCGGATATTGTCACTGCACTTTCTTATCTAGCTTCAAATCATTACGATCCTAATGCACCTTCTGCAAAGAGTTCGAGGACTTGCCCATCCACCCCAAAGGCAAAAGCACATCGACGAACAACCAGTGTTCCTGATGCCCAACATGCTGCCGATTCACTTAACTGGAACTTCCCAGACTTGGGGAGGAAGGAAACTACTAGAGGGGAATTCGAGCAGGATCACAGTGAAGGTTATGGCAGTGGCAGTAGCTCTGGAAGGAATGATGGTCTAGATGTTCCAGAACTGCTGGCCTTGCATAATGGACAAAATAACAGTGAAGCTGATATATATCACAAGTCCAGTGTCAAGCTTGATGCCCATGAGAAACAGAGATCAGGGTCAGGCAAAGGCAGCAGGCAGTTTTGA
- the LOC4344229 gene encoding probable serine/threonine-protein kinase PBL7 isoform X2, translating to MSCFPCSGSSGKGGVDAKSVAALSPGPRPAASAAPDRSNSSRGSGIKKDDSVRRGGSSANDGPAKIFTFRELAVATKNFRKDCLLGEGGFGRVYKGQMENGQVIAVKQLDRNGLQGNREFLVEVLMLSLLHHPNLVRLIGYCADGDQRLLVYEYMLLGSLENHLHDRPPGKKPLDWNARMKIAVGAAKGLEYLHDKANPPVIYRDFKSSNILLGEDYYPKLSDFGLAKLGPVGDKTHVSTRVMGTYGYCAPEYAMTGQLTVKSDVYSFGVVFLELITGRKAIDHTQPAGEQNLVAWARPLFRDRRKFCQMADPSLQGCYPKRGLYQALAVASMCLQENATSRPLIADIVTALSYLASNHYDPNAPSAKSSRTCPSTPKAKAHRRTTSVPDAQHAADSLNWNFPDLGRKETTRGEFEQDHSEGYGSGSSSGRNDGLDVPELLALHNGQNNSEADIYHKSSVKLDAHEKQRSGSGKGSRQF from the exons ATGAGCTGCTTCCCGTGCTCGGGGTCGTCGGGGAAGGGCGGGGTTGACGCCAAGAGCGTGGCGGCGCTCTCGCCGGGTCCGCGgcccgcggcgagcgcggcacCAG ATCGATCAAACTCATCACGTGGTTCAGGCATTAAGAAGGACGATTCTGTCCGAAGAGGAGGAAGCTCTGCGAATGATGGTCCAGCCAAAATTTTCACTTTCCGAGAATTGGCTGTTGCCACCAAGAATTTCAGAAAAGACTGCCTGCTGGGTGAAGGTGGCTTTGGTCGTGTCTATAAAGGACAGATGGAGAATGGACAG GTTATTGCCGTGAAGCAACTTGACAGAAATGGCCTACAAGGAAACCGAGAATTTCTCGTGGAGGTTCTCATGCTAAGTCTCTTGCACCATCCTAATCTGGTCAGATTAATTGGCTACTGCGCAGATGGTGACCAGCGGCTCCTAGTTTATGAGTATATGCTATTGGGGTCACTAGAAAACCATCTTCATG ATCGCCCACCAGGCAAGAAACCTCTTGACTGGAATGCAAGGATGAAGATTGCTGTTGGTGCAGCGAAGGGTTTGGAGTACCTGCATGATAAGGCAAATCCACCAGTCATATATAGAGATTTCaaatcatcaaatattcttctGGGCGAAGACTATTACCCAAAGCTATCTGATTTTGGGCTTGCAAAACTTGGTCCAGTTGGTGACAAAACTCACGTATCAACAAGAGTTATGGGAACATATGGCTATTGTGCTCCAGAATATGCCATGACAGGACAGTTGACAGTAAAATCTGATGTTTACAGCTTTGGCGTTGTCTTCCTTGAACTCATTACAGGACGTAAAGCCATTGATCACACCCAACCTGCAGGGGAGCAAAATCTTGTTGCATGG GCTCGTCCACTGTTTAGAGACCGAAGGAAGTTCTGCCAAATGGCCGATCCATCGCTGCAAGGTTGTTATCCCAAAAGGGGTTTGTACCAGGCTTTAGCTGTTGCATCTATGTGCTTGCAGGAGAATGCAACATCTCGACCCCTCATTGCGGATATTGTCACTGCACTTTCTTATCTAGCTTCAAATCATTACGATCCTAATGCACCTTCTGCAAAGAGTTCGAGGACTTGCCCATCCACCCCAAAGGCAAAAGCACATCGACGAACAACCAGTGTTCCTGATGCCCAACATGCTGCCGATTCACTTAACTGGAACTTCCCAGACTTGGGGAGGAAGGAAACTACTAGAGGGGAATTCGAGCAGGATCACAGTGAAGGTTATGGCAGTGGCAGTAGCTCTGGAAGGAATGATGGTCTAGATGTTCCAGAACTGCTGGCCTTGCATAATGGACAAAATAACAGTGAAGCTGATATATATCACAAGTCCAGTGTCAAGCTTGATGCCCATGAGAAACAGAGATCAGGGTCAGGCAAAGGCAGCAGGCAGTTTTGA